One Streptomyces mobaraensis NBRC 13819 = DSM 40847 DNA segment encodes these proteins:
- a CDS encoding response regulator transcription factor — translation MRVVIAEDSVLLREGLTRLLTDRGHEVVAGVGDAEALLKAVRVLADEGALPDVVVADVRMPPTHTDEGVRASVQLRRDHPDLGVLVLSQYVEEQYATELLAGSSRGVGYLLKDRVAEVREFVDAVVRVARGGTALDPEVVAQLLGRSRKQDVLAGLTPREREVLGLMAEGRTNGAIARQLVVSDGAVEKHVSNIFMKLGLSPSDGDHRRVLAVLTYLRS, via the coding sequence ACTCGGTGCTGCTCAGGGAGGGCCTGACCCGGCTGCTCACCGACCGCGGCCACGAGGTCGTGGCGGGGGTGGGGGACGCCGAGGCGCTGCTGAAGGCGGTGCGGGTGCTGGCCGACGAGGGGGCGCTGCCGGACGTGGTGGTGGCGGACGTCCGGATGCCCCCGACCCACACGGACGAGGGTGTCCGCGCCTCCGTCCAGCTCCGCCGGGACCACCCGGACCTGGGTGTCCTGGTCCTTTCGCAGTATGTCGAGGAGCAGTACGCGACCGAACTGCTCGCCGGCAGCAGCCGCGGGGTCGGCTACCTGCTCAAGGACCGGGTGGCCGAGGTGCGGGAGTTCGTGGACGCCGTGGTCCGGGTGGCCCGCGGCGGCACCGCGCTGGACCCCGAGGTCGTCGCGCAGCTCCTGGGCCGCAGCCGCAAACAGGACGTCCTGGCCGGACTCACCCCGCGCGAGCGGGAGGTGCTGGGGCTGATGGCGGAGGGCCGGACGAACGGCGCCATCGCCCGGCAGCTCGTGGTGAGCGACGGAGCCGTGGAGAAGCACGTCAGCAACATCTTCATGAAACTTGGGTTGTCGCCCAGTGACGGGGATCACCGGCGGGTGCTCGCGGTGCTCACCTATCTGCGGTCGTGA